CGGTCATCAAAAACGGTGTGGATTGCGAACGGTTCAAGCCAGCATCACAAGCTCTCGCTAGACAACGGTTAGGTTTACCTTTGAATCAAATCTTAGTGGGTTGTGCGGGACGATTAGAATTTGTAAAAGGACACGATGTACTTATCCATGCACTTGCTAAGCTTGATCCTCAGATTCACCTTGCGATTGCCGGCATCGGAAGTCAATTGGATAATTTACAAGAACTTGCACAATCCTTAGGTGTCGCAGATCGCATTCACTGGCTGGGATTGGTTGATGATATGCCGCGCTTTTATCAATCACTTGATCTGTTCTGCCTGCCTTCTCGCAATGAGGGCTTGCCACTTTCAACACTTGAAGCTCAGGCATGTGGAATCACAAGTATCGCGACACACGTTGGTGCGGTAAGTGAAACCTTATGCCCTAGCTCCAGCATTTTGGTTGCAAAAGAGAACCCACAAGCCTTGGCTCAAGCGATTGACACCGTACAGAAACGTCAAACTCCCGCGAGTCCGCGAGACTTCGTCAGTCGCAACAACGATCTTAAGCAAATGATGGACACCTATAAGCAACTTGCCATGGAGAGCATTTAATATGATAGAGCTAATTCTTGGATCACTGTTTGTTATCTCCGCATCGCTAGTTGTCTATCACCACATTGGCTATCCGTTATTACTTAAAATAGTCGTTAAAAAGAAGCGCGTACGTGTCTCGTCGGAATCAACGCGACACTATCGCAACAGTCAAGCGGATCGCTATCGACCCTCGATGACCATTCTTGTACCTGCTTACAATGAGCAAGCGTGGATTGCGCAGAAAATACGCAACTTAGCTTGTATTGACTACCCCCGAGATCGATATAAAGTGGTGATTGTTTGTGATGGTTGCACCGACCACACTGTCGATATCGCAGAAGCGACCATACAAGAGGCTTTTTGCAGTGAAACGCATTTTGAGATCATTAGCTTTGCAGAGAACCAAGGAAAGGTCGCTATCATCAACCAGATGATGCAACAGATAGAGAGTGACATTACTGCCTTGAGCGATGTTTCAGCGTTAATCTCAGTCGATGCGCTTTTGTTGGCCGAGCAGCACTTTGCTCGCCAAGAAATTGGAGTCGTAAACAGTCGCTATCAAATACTTCAAAGCGACAACGAAGGTGAAGTGAAATATTGGCACTATCAAGAGATGATGCAACGAGGAGAAGCGAGCCTTGGTGCTAACATTGGCGCTCATGGCGCGCTCTACTTCTTCCGCACTCACTTATTTACCCCTCTTAAACCAGACGTAATCAATGATGATTTTGTCATTCCAATGGCGATCGTTCGGGCAGGCTACCGCGCAATATATGAACCCAATGTTGTCGCCATCGAACTTGAATCAACCAATGTAACCAATGACTTTAAACGTAGAGTTCGCATTTCTGCAGGCAATATGCAGCAAATCATTATGTTATCCGACCTACTCTCTCCTCGTTACAAAGCAGTCGCGTTCGCCTTTGGTTCGGGTAAGACACTGCGCCTTTTGACCCCCTATTTTTTGATTACCTGCTTTATTACTTCCCTGTTGCTCAGTACACACCCGCTGTTTCTTGCCATTTTATTGCTGCAGATAGGCTTTTACACCATAGCTTCATTGGGGTTACTGCTACCTTCTGTGTTTACCAACCGCTATTTAAAATGTGTGAGTTACTTTGTTGCCGGTCACAGTGCAAATCTCTGTGGTGGTATTCGATATATATGCCGTCGTCACGCGTAACGTTAGAAAAGAGTATAAGGAGATCATCATGCCACACATCATTTCTAACTACCCTATCTGGTTCGCCAAAAGAGTTTTTGACCTATTTGGCGCATCACTCGCGATGGTGCTTTTTTTGCCATTGTTTCCAATCATCGCACTAGCCATCAAAACAAGTTCAAAAGGTCCGATTTTCTATCGACAGCAGCGGGTCGGTAAATCTACGCCACAACATATGGAGTTTTTCGACATAATTAAGTTTCGCACCATGTACCAAGATGCAGAAAGTTATTCAGGCGCAGTATGGGCGACCAAAAATGACCCACGCATTACGCCTGTTGGACGTTTTCTGCGCAAGACGCGTTTGGATGAAATACCACAACTATTTAATGTGATCAGAGGTGAAATGTCGCTAATTGGTCCTCGTCCTGAACGCCCGTCATTCTATAACAAGCTGGAACATGAAATCCCTTACTTTGCTGATAGAACCTACGGCGTAATGCCTGGA
This is a stretch of genomic DNA from Vibrio panuliri. It encodes these proteins:
- a CDS encoding glycosyltransferase, with protein sequence MQPVNQSSQGGINKPQSAQQAPRRLTVHVVQHLKPGGIEALVLEMLRRSTPRDRSIVISLEGDRASAIKAWSKLAPFSRQLLFLDKPSGVSPSTVPKLCRLFKVLQPDVVHTHHIGPLLYAGCAARLSDVACVIHTEHDGWHFDNRKRARLQSLALNVVKPRLVADAQFVAKQLSKRFEYTDLSVIKNGVDCERFKPASQALARQRLGLPLNQILVGCAGRLEFVKGHDVLIHALAKLDPQIHLAIAGIGSQLDNLQELAQSLGVADRIHWLGLVDDMPRFYQSLDLFCLPSRNEGLPLSTLEAQACGITSIATHVGAVSETLCPSSSILVAKENPQALAQAIDTVQKRQTPASPRDFVSRNNDLKQMMDTYKQLAMESI
- a CDS encoding glycosyltransferase family 2 protein gives rise to the protein MIELILGSLFVISASLVVYHHIGYPLLLKIVVKKKRVRVSSESTRHYRNSQADRYRPSMTILVPAYNEQAWIAQKIRNLACIDYPRDRYKVVIVCDGCTDHTVDIAEATIQEAFCSETHFEIISFAENQGKVAIINQMMQQIESDITALSDVSALISVDALLLAEQHFARQEIGVVNSRYQILQSDNEGEVKYWHYQEMMQRGEASLGANIGAHGALYFFRTHLFTPLKPDVINDDFVIPMAIVRAGYRAIYEPNVVAIELESTNVTNDFKRRVRISAGNMQQIIMLSDLLSPRYKAVAFAFGSGKTLRLLTPYFLITCFITSLLLSTHPLFLAILLLQIGFYTIASLGLLLPSVFTNRYLKCVSYFVAGHSANLCGGIRYICRRHA
- a CDS encoding sugar transferase, translated to MPHIISNYPIWFAKRVFDLFGASLAMVLFLPLFPIIALAIKTSSKGPIFYRQQRVGKSTPQHMEFFDIIKFRTMYQDAESYSGAVWATKNDPRITPVGRFLRKTRLDEIPQLFNVIRGEMSLIGPRPERPSFYNKLEHEIPYFADRTYGVMPGITGLAQVNQGYDTCIDDVRTKVGYDHSYALSLRSTKSWLMMDMNIIAQTLVVMFNGRGQ